The genomic interval TACTGTACGTATGTTTCGCGCAGAATTGATACATCGTCACCCAAAAACTCAAGTTGCTCAAGCAACAGCCGCATAAAAATTGTGAGTGTTGTCAGCCTTTGTTGACCATCTACAATGTCGATTATCTTGAAATACCCCTCACTATCTCCTATTTGCAGTAGGATTGTGCCAAAGAAGTAATCTTTGCCTAAAGCCTGGTTATCGAGATCGCTAATAAAATCTTGCAGCTGCTTTGTTTCCCATGCGTATGCACGTTGATACTTCGGAATGTTGAAAATTCTGCGGCTCTCAAAGAGATCACTGATAGCCTTCTGTCCGTTTTCCATCGTGCTTTTTCTCTAGCTCAAAGAAGCCGTATATGAAAGATTCTTGTCCATTTAATCTTAACGCAGACCTAATTACTAGGATATTTGTACTGATTAGAGTCAATATTAGGACGGTAGGTGCGATCGCACAGTCTGGATGTAAAGGATGAGCGGTAGGAGCGATCGCATCTTCCCCCCTTTTCCACCACCAATCCTCAAACTGGCTTTAGTTCCAAACTGCGCCACAAGTACCACGAAGCGATACTGCAATAAGGCTTCCACTTTTGTCCGAAACGTTCTGTAGTCTTGCGGTCAGGAAGTGCCTCAAGATTGTAGAGTTTCCGAATGCCTGCACGTACACCCAAGTCATCCACGGGCAAGACATCCAACCGCTTGAGACGGAAAATCAAGAGCATCTGCACAGTCCAACGTCCGACACCTTTCACCCGCGTCAGAGTCTTGATAATCGACTCATCCTCCATGACTTCCAACTCCTCAATCGTGGGCAATCCATCAAGCGCATGATGCGCCAAGTCCTTGATATAAGAGATTTTGGGACGCGAAATTCCCACGCTGCGAAGGACTTCATCCGGCGTGTCGAGGACATCTTGCGCTGAAGGAAACAGAGTGTCCGGGTAAAGCTGGAGAAACCTTTCGTGGATGACTTTAGCCACCTTGGTAGAAAGTTGTTGGTGGAGAATTGACCGGGATAGGCAAAAGAACAAGTCTCCTTCCAGTTCGTACTGATTCAGTTGACACGCACCAATTTGGTCAATGAGTCGTCCCAGGATAGGGTCGGAATCCTTAAGAAAGTCAATGGCGATCGCGTACATCAATACAAAAAGATTGAAACTGAAATTTAGTTTTCCGCTAATAGAACGATCGTATCTTGCGGGGCAAACGTAATCAGTTGATCTTTTTTGGGATTGATCGTCACCCCATAAGCTCTACCTGAATTATTAGCATCCGCTTTACAACGATAGCCAATTGCCGATTCACCACGTTGCTTGGCGGCTTCAACAACTGTGTAAAAATTAACGGGATGATCGAGCGCAACATACTCACCGACAGGCTTAAGATAAATTTCTGAGCCTTCAGGACTAAAGAGATCGGCAAACACAGCATTGAGGCTTTTCTGTTCGGAAACTTGAGCCAGCAGCCGACTAACAATTTGCTCACTGATGACAAAATCATCCGGGCGAGCCACTTGTGCCAAGGCTTGATTTCGCAAATCTAAAATTTCCGTGACAACCTGAAAATTGCACTTATAGCGATCGGCAATATCCCGCAGATAAAGCAATGTAATCAAGATTTGAGCATCCGCTTGCTCTGGTTCTAAGTCAGTATTGCAGAGTACAAGAACATGATTGTATTTAGTTAAGTCGAGGCTTTCTAATACCTGACGCTCGGTAGGATTTCCCTGAGAATACCGCACAGTCTGTTGTTGTAAGTTGAGCGATTCAGTTGATACGACCTCAGCCTCTGGAAACTCAGCAACGACTGTAACGGTGGAGCCGGGAGCAACGTAACGATCGAGTAGTTGAATAATGGTAGAAATCCGGTCATTCCATCCCAAAATTAAGGTGTTTTCTGCGGCAGCGATCGCATTTTTCTCTTTAACTTGAATCGCTTGACGATCGATAGGGATATTAGATAGTTGAGACAGATGAATGGTACTGTCATCTTCGCTAATCAAAACAAGTTGTTCGTTGGGTTGTAACGACCTGTCGATCGGTGGATTAAGCTGGATCGTCTCATCAGCGTGTTTAATTCCCAGTACCGCAGAATCGTTGTAGGCTAAAAGCGCATCGCCGTAGGTTTTTCCTTGTAAAGTTGGTTCTGCTTTGATATAGATTTCATTCCCACTAAAGTCAAGTAGCTCCATGTAAACCGTTGATAAGCCTGATTGACGACAAGTTTGCACGACGATCCGCGAGATGAGATCGTTCGTCAGTAAAACCTCTATGTCGTTGCGTCCGATTAGACTAACAACGTCGGAACTCTTGGGGTCTTGAACTTGAGCAACGATGTGATAAGGCTGGGACACGCTGCGCGGAATACTGGTAATTGCCAGCAGAGTTTTTATGAGTTGAATATCAGCATGGGCATTGGATGAGCTTAGAATCACGATTGAGCGTGCCGTTTGGACGTTAACCATCCCTAAGTCAGTAATATTGCTGGGACTACCCGTGCGACAAACTAAGCGAATTTTGGAACGTTTACCCAAGATATTAGAAAGGGTATCTTCCATCTGTACTTTGTCCTCTTCACTGAGAATGACAATGCAAGTACCGGGTCGATTGGCATTAGCAAGGGTGAGTTCTGAGATGAGGGTAAATACTTGCAGCGACCAACCCAAAATTACAATGTGATCGGTTTCAACGACACGGGAACGTCCTTTCCGTAAGTCTTCTAGCTTCGTATCGATGCCGCTACTGAGAATGCCGATTAGGGTACTGATGATGAAGATACCGCCAAAGGTGACAAAGAGCATCGCAAACCGAAATAGCCAGCCTGTATCGCCGCCCATTGCGCCTGAGTCTAGAGTCCGCATGAAAACGCTCCAAATCGCTTCTAGAGGATGAAGGCGATCGCTTCCTTCCGGCGCAACTCCGGTGATGCTGACCAAGAACCCCATTAAAAAGATAAAGGCTAGAGAGGTCAAGGCTAATCCGCCAATCAGAGCAACAGTACCTCTAGCCATGAAATTATCGAACCCGTAGCGGACGCGCTCTGAAAGCGTAATTTTACTCATCTTGATGGAAGTTTCCTTGCTGCGATGACAAATAGTTTTAGGTGAGGGAGCGGAACTCCTAATTTTGGATGAATTTCAGGTTCCCTAGTACCTTTCGGTAATCTATATAAGTATTCCCAGATTTACTGGCACTACAGCTATTTTTTGAAAGTTTGTTACGAAGGGCTGAGCTGCGTACCTTTTTAGTAGAAGCGATCGCACGTTGCAAAGAATCAATTATTGACCGGATGAAACCCAGGAATATTATGAGGAGTTACTGTCGCTCGAAGACAAAATAGATAGCTTAGTGTACCGTCACAACTCACAAATGAAGCAAGCTAATTGCCTACGGAAACCAACTTCTAGTACACGATCAGATGCTGGGCGATCGCTCTCAGTTTAGGTACCGAACTGGGCGAGAGGTGTGAAAATGCGGCTAGCCTTCACTTTGTGAATGGGAGTGCGATCGCCCCATAACACCCTTATTAGGGGAGATAGATAACTGCGATCGCCACTAGCTGTCTCATTATTAGCGGATTCCAATCGCCCTTAGGATCTCGATATTCAGCTCTAGCTTCTCTCCCAACCACAGAGAACGATCGGTGTGGTCTCCCACATCATCGCCTGTTGAGGGGTGGACGAGAATATCCAATCCCTCACGATTGAGCATTAACCAAGGGACAACCTTGCCAAATTGCTCTGGTAAGAATGCAACTTGATACATCGCCTTTGGGTGTGGACCAATGGGCTTGTCATGCCAACGTCCGAGTTGCACTTCAAAAGACGCGCCCAATCCTTCACGTACACGCGCCGCCGCATCACGACTGGAAGTATCGAAGTAGATATGAGCATGAAAACCCGTAATCTGGGCAGTATCTTTCATAGCGCTTAGCTCCACTTTATCTGGGCGTCAACTAATCGTAACGGTTGAGTTCCTCTGTGGCAGCCAATACTTGCATCATAACTGACACTCTTGTCCGTCTAGTGCGATCGCCCCTTGCCGTAGGTTGGGTTGACAGAAGGAAACTCAACCTACGGCAAAGTTTGATCCAATTCCATAATGAACAATCAGTGCGATCGCAATCAGTACGCTGTGGTAGTAACTTAACTAATCGGGTTGCAATCTGCGCGACGCTTCGGTAACACCTGCCGTAGGATGCAAGGGAGAGCCGTAGGGCGAATGCAGCGCTGGAGTACGTCCCGCTTCGCTAACGCGATCGCACTCTTGGTTTATTGCTAATTAACTAATTGTTGCAAATCACAAATTCATTGTTTCAAATCATAACGTTGATTATATTTCTCTTCGATTATTTGTTCATCGATTATTCCAGTAATTACTATGTGCTATTTGTTGGCAATACCCGCAGTACATCAAAAAATCGACCCACACATCTTGATAGGAAAATAGTATGAGTAGCGGAAGCGGATGCCCATTTACGGGCGGCGGTCAGAAATCTCAGCCTCGTCATATGCCGTCGAACCGAGACTGGTGGCCGAATTATTTGAATCTGAGCATCCTCCACCAGCACACCCCCCAAGCCAATCCTATGGGTGAGGAATTCAACTACGCTGAGGAATTCAAGAGTCTTGACTTAGCTGCCTTGAGGGCAGATATCTACGAGCTGATGACCACCTCCCAGGACTGGTGGCCAGCCGACTACGGTCATTATGGGCCGCTCTTCATCCGGATGGCTTGGCACAGCGCCGGCACATATCGGATTGGCGATGGTCGCGGCGGCGCGGGTTCGGGTAGCCAGCGGTTTGAGCCGCTCAACAGTTGGCCGGACAATGCCAACCTCGACAAGGCGCGTATGTTGCTTTGGCCAATCAAGCAGAAATACGGCAAGAAAATCTCGTGGGCAGACCTCATGATCTTCGCTGGCAACTGCGCGCTTGAGTCGATGGGTTTCAAGACGTTGGGTTTTGCCGGTGGGCGCGTGGATGTCTGGCAGCCAGAGGAAGACATCTACTGGGGTTCTGAGAAAGCCTGGCTCAGCAATGAGCGTTACGAAGGCGATCGGGTGCTCCTGAATCCTCTCGCCGCCGTTCAGATGGGACTGATCTACGTGAACCCGGAAGGGCCAGACGGCGAGCCCGATCCGGTCGGCTCAGGGCGCGATATTCGCGACACCTTTGGTCGGATGGCGATGAACGACGAGGAGACAGTCGCGCTCACCGCCGGTGGCCACACGTTCGGCAAATGTCACGGTGCGGGCGAGGCGACGCACGTAGGGGCTGATCCTGGGGGTGCCACCATCATCGATCAGGGTCTCGGCTGGAAGAACGCCTTTAACACGGGTGTCGGCGTCGATGCGATCACCAGCGGTATCGAAGGCGCATGGACTCCCACTCCGACGCAGTGGGACAACAGCTATCTCGAAACCCTGTTTAAATATGACTGGGAGCTGACGAAAAGCCCCGCTGGCGCGTGGCAATGGAAGCCCAAGGGCGACGCTGGTGCGGGTACGGTACCCGACGCGCACGATCCGTCGAAACGGCACGCCCCCATGATGACCACGGCGGACATGGCGATGAAGATGGACCCCATCTACAACCAGATTGCGCGACGTTACCACGACAACCCGGATGAGTTTGCCGAGGCGTTCGCCAAGGCGTGGTTCAAGCTGACGCACCGCGACATGGGTCCCCGCTCGCGGTATCTCGGTTCAGAGGTTCCCCAGGAAGAGTTCTTGTGGCAAGATCCCATTCCCGCAGTCGATCATGAATTGATTGATGAGCAGGACATCGCTGCCCTCAAGGGCAAGATTCTTGCTTCGGGACTGTCTGTCTCCCAACTCGTTTCGACTGCTTGGGCGTCGGCGTCAACGTTCCGCTGCTCCGATATGCGCGGTGGAGCGAACGGGGGGCGCATTCGTCTCGCGCCGCAGAAGGATTGGGAAGTCAACCAGCCAGAGCAGTTGGCAACAGTGCTGCAAACCCTGGAGGGAATTCAACAGGAGTTTAACAGCTCGCAGTCTGGCGGCAAGCGGGTTTCGCTCGCTGACCTGATCGTTCTGGGCGGATGCGCGGGCATTGAGCAAGCGGCGAAAAATGCCGGTCACGATGTGACGGTTCCCTTCAAGCCGGGACGCACGGATGCGCTGCAAGAGAAAACGGATGTCGAGTCCTTCGCCGTGCTTGAGCCGACTGCGGACGGGTTCCGCAACTACAAAGGCGGCAAACATAGCGAATCGCTCGAAGAGCTACTGGTCGATCGGGCGCAGTTGCTGTCCCTGTCAGCCCCTCAGATGACGGCTCTCGTGGGCGGCTTGCGCGTTCTGGGTGCAAACTTTGGAGGGTCTAAACACGGCGTCTTCACCGATCGTCCAGAGACGTTGACCAATGACTTCTTCGTGAACCTGCTCGACCTGGGTACGACGTGGAAGGCGACCTCTGAAGATGAGTATGAGTTCGAGGGGAGCGATCGCAAAACAGGCGACCTGAAGTGGACTGCTACCCGTGTTGACCTGATCTTCGGCTCAAACTCTCAGCTCCGCGCCCTGGCGGAAGTCTATGGATGTGTGGACTCGCAGCAGAAGTTTGTCAATGACTTTGTGGCGGCGTGGGACAAGGTGATGAACTGCGATCGCTATGACCTTCGCTCAGTCTTAGCGAAAACCTCTGCGAGGAGTTTTTAAGCCTAGTATCAGCTACGCTAACTTGCAGTAATTTTGAACGCGAGTAGAAGCCAGAGACAAAAATGAGAGCGGCGTTTCAACTTTTCTTGAAACGCCGCTCTCGGCTTTATACCTTGATGCAAAGCTGCTTAAAAACTGCAATTAGGTTCTTGTTGGTGCCTAATTGTGCGATCGTTAACATGACCCAAAGCACACAGAAAATCCAATATATAAAATAGCTGCCCACAACGTTATGTGCGGCTGCATGCAGAGTAAATCTAACCTCTTGATGTACGTCGCTACTTGTTCCGAAGCATAACGTTCCCAATCACCCGCCGCAGATATCCCTAAAGGCTCACAGATATACTCGCGGCGGTCGAGTGCATTGGGGTTGTTATGCGGGTTAGGCACTGTACAAGAGTACCAACTCTTCAATTTTCGCTACTAATAGTCTGTTGACACCTATAGTCTGTCTACTTATAGTCATCATTGTTTGACATTGCCTTATGCATGGACATCGTAGAACTCTTTGGAAGCAAGGTCAGGCATTTTCGTAAACTTAGGCAGCTTTCACAGGATGAACTGGCTGAGCTCTGTGGACTGCATCGAACCTATATCGGTTCTGTTGAGCGGGGTGAAAGAAATATCACCCTAGTTAATGCGGAAAAAATAGCTCATGCTCTTTCAGTAAGTTTGTGTGACTTAGTTAAGAATAATGACTGAACAATCTTTGGAAAGTATTTTAATAAAATATCAAAATTCTTTTGTCGAAAAAGTTTATATTGATGAAAATGATGATCACGATCCCTTAATGGATGTATTCAGTTTGTCACCTCAACTAAAGAGGGAGAACAGACAATACTGGGGACGAGAACTCGGCATGTGCTGGCAATCGTTAGTCATTGAGGTGTGTCGAACCCATTGTAATGACTTTCAACCAGCCCTTAGATTTAAAAATGATGAACCTTGCGACTTGGTAGTTGGGAATCGCGCGATTGATACCAAGTACAGAATCGGTTCTGGTGATTCAGGAACTTTAAAGAAGTTTAAATCTTATGGTTCCTTACTTAGGGAAAATGGATATGAGCCGATTTTCCTGATTCTCAGGAAAGATAATTTAGCTGCTGCCATTACAGCATGTCACGTAGGAACTTGGGGTGTTTATATTGGCGACGACTCGTTTGGATTTTTGAGAAATTTAACCGGGTTTGATCTTAAAGCTTTTCTTATAGAGAGAGCGGGAGCCTACCCTGTAAACCGCTAACATTGTCGAGCCGTGACTTGATGATGTCAACATAATCAGGCACTATTTCAATGCCGACATAGTTGATATTCAGTTCTTTTGCTGCAACTAAAGTAGTTCCTGAACCTGCAAAGGGATCTAGCAGAATCGAACTATCAGTTCTAGGCACAAATATTTCAACCAACTTTCTCATAAGCGCCAAAGGCTTGACAGTGCAATGGATATTAAAGTCTTCATTTTTCTCTCTCGGAACATTCTCTAGGATGTTTGACTGAAACCCCCCTAAGTCGTTCTTAGTAAAGAAAAGACCTGTGCCATGTTCCATTAAAGTTTCCAAGTAATTATTAATAAGAGGTTTTTGTAGTACACAAATAGCTTCCCACTCATTTCTCAGGCAGCTATGCCAACCATCCCATGATTCAGGATTTTTATACCCCCTCTTCTCAAGTTGCTTTTTAATGTTCACTCCTTTTGGAATGCCACTTGATCTTCTATAAACAACTATGTCTCTTGCATAAAAACCAGCACTTTCAAGAGCTACCTGCACGTGTGCAACTGTACGTGTGCTATTAAAAACAAGAACTGTTGCACCTGGCTTACAAATACGAAAAAGTTCTGTGCCCCAATCAAAGCACCACTTTTCATAATCCAGAATATTCTCACGATTTCGCTGATACCACCTTTCGTTTCTAACTCCGCC from Coleofasciculus sp. FACHB-T130 carries:
- a CDS encoding DNA-3-methyladenine glycosylase, translated to MMYAIAIDFLKDSDPILGRLIDQIGACQLNQYELEGDLFFCLSRSILHQQLSTKVAKVIHERFLQLYPDTLFPSAQDVLDTPDEVLRSVGISRPKISYIKDLAHHALDGLPTIEELEVMEDESIIKTLTRVKGVGRWTVQMLLIFRLKRLDVLPVDDLGVRAGIRKLYNLEALPDRKTTERFGQKWKPYCSIASWYLWRSLELKPV
- a CDS encoding potassium transporter TrkA gives rise to the protein MSKITLSERVRYGFDNFMARGTVALIGGLALTSLAFIFLMGFLVSITGVAPEGSDRLHPLEAIWSVFMRTLDSGAMGGDTGWLFRFAMLFVTFGGIFIISTLIGILSSGIDTKLEDLRKGRSRVVETDHIVILGWSLQVFTLISELTLANANRPGTCIVILSEEDKVQMEDTLSNILGKRSKIRLVCRTGSPSNITDLGMVNVQTARSIVILSSSNAHADIQLIKTLLAITSIPRSVSQPYHIVAQVQDPKSSDVVSLIGRNDIEVLLTNDLISRIVVQTCRQSGLSTVYMELLDFSGNEIYIKAEPTLQGKTYGDALLAYNDSAVLGIKHADETIQLNPPIDRSLQPNEQLVLISEDDSTIHLSQLSNIPIDRQAIQVKEKNAIAAAENTLILGWNDRISTIIQLLDRYVAPGSTVTVVAEFPEAEVVSTESLNLQQQTVRYSQGNPTERQVLESLDLTKYNHVLVLCNTDLEPEQADAQILITLLYLRDIADRYKCNFQVVTEILDLRNQALAQVARPDDFVISEQIVSRLLAQVSEQKSLNAVFADLFSPEGSEIYLKPVGEYVALDHPVNFYTVVEAAKQRGESAIGYRCKADANNSGRAYGVTINPKKDQLITFAPQDTIVLLAEN
- a CDS encoding DOPA 4,5-dioxygenase family protein; this translates as MKDTAQITGFHAHIYFDTSSRDAAARVREGLGASFEVQLGRWHDKPIGPHPKAMYQVAFLPEQFGKVVPWLMLNREGLDILVHPSTGDDVGDHTDRSLWLGEKLELNIEILRAIGIR
- the katG gene encoding catalase/peroxidase HPI codes for the protein MSSGSGCPFTGGGQKSQPRHMPSNRDWWPNYLNLSILHQHTPQANPMGEEFNYAEEFKSLDLAALRADIYELMTTSQDWWPADYGHYGPLFIRMAWHSAGTYRIGDGRGGAGSGSQRFEPLNSWPDNANLDKARMLLWPIKQKYGKKISWADLMIFAGNCALESMGFKTLGFAGGRVDVWQPEEDIYWGSEKAWLSNERYEGDRVLLNPLAAVQMGLIYVNPEGPDGEPDPVGSGRDIRDTFGRMAMNDEETVALTAGGHTFGKCHGAGEATHVGADPGGATIIDQGLGWKNAFNTGVGVDAITSGIEGAWTPTPTQWDNSYLETLFKYDWELTKSPAGAWQWKPKGDAGAGTVPDAHDPSKRHAPMMTTADMAMKMDPIYNQIARRYHDNPDEFAEAFAKAWFKLTHRDMGPRSRYLGSEVPQEEFLWQDPIPAVDHELIDEQDIAALKGKILASGLSVSQLVSTAWASASTFRCSDMRGGANGGRIRLAPQKDWEVNQPEQLATVLQTLEGIQQEFNSSQSGGKRVSLADLIVLGGCAGIEQAAKNAGHDVTVPFKPGRTDALQEKTDVESFAVLEPTADGFRNYKGGKHSESLEELLVDRAQLLSLSAPQMTALVGGLRVLGANFGGSKHGVFTDRPETLTNDFFVNLLDLGTTWKATSEDEYEFEGSDRKTGDLKWTATRVDLIFGSNSQLRALAEVYGCVDSQQKFVNDFVAAWDKVMNCDRYDLRSVLAKTSARSF
- a CDS encoding helix-turn-helix transcriptional regulator translates to MDIVELFGSKVRHFRKLRQLSQDELAELCGLHRTYIGSVERGERNITLVNAEKIAHALSVSLCDLVKNND
- a CDS encoding restriction endonuclease gives rise to the protein MTEQSLESILIKYQNSFVEKVYIDENDDHDPLMDVFSLSPQLKRENRQYWGRELGMCWQSLVIEVCRTHCNDFQPALRFKNDEPCDLVVGNRAIDTKYRIGSGDSGTLKKFKSYGSLLRENGYEPIFLILRKDNLAAAITACHVGTWGVYIGDDSFGFLRNLTGFDLKAFLIERAGAYPVNR
- a CDS encoding site-specific DNA-methyltransferase; its protein translation is MGNIPSDYISACITDPPYNYEFIGHKWDDSEIQRRIDRVSTKDSKTLVKNIPYGSGLAGGVRNERWYQRNRENILDYEKWCFDWGTELFRICKPGATVLVFNSTRTVAHVQVALESAGFYARDIVVYRRSSGIPKGVNIKKQLEKRGYKNPESWDGWHSCLRNEWEAICVLQKPLINNYLETLMEHGTGLFFTKNDLGGFQSNILENVPREKNEDFNIHCTVKPLALMRKLVEIFVPRTDSSILLDPFAGSGTTLVAAKELNINYVGIEIVPDYVDIIKSRLDNVSGLQGRLPLSL